The nucleotide window AGTGGCAGGCGCATTTGTCTCGGGCAAACCGCTGGCCGGCCGGCCTCTGTGCGCCACCAGACGCAGGGTGTCTAGCTGTGGGGCCGGAGTGGAGGGCAGCGCAATCACCACACGTAGCTCATCTCGAGCCAGCGGTCGGGCGCGGATCGCGGTTTTCAGTTGTTCTGCCTGACCGATCTGCAGATTCAAGGCCTGGCGTTCGGCATCCGGCAGGGCGTACAGAATGCTGGAGTAAAAATCAGTAGCCGAATGCAGTTCCTGACCGCGCTCATCAAACGGCCGGTAGCGACCATCGCTCTGCCTGACCAGAACCTTTTGCGCTGGCGCATCGGCGCGACCCGTGCTGTCGAGCATTCTGCCTTCGTAACGCCCGTCGCGAATTTCCAGGTGCACGTCGCCAGTCCAGCCTGGCACGTACCTGAGGCTGTGCAGGGCCAGTGTGTCGGTGTCCGGATTGTTCAGCGAGTCCAGTTCCAGTCCTTCAAAAGCACGCGTGACCCGCACTTCTTCCCTGGCGAACTGAACGAGGGCCTGCTGACGCACCGGTAACTGCCCTTCGCTGATTTGCAGCAGCTCATCGCCGGTGGCGTTGTTGAGCAGTTCTTGAGTGACAGGTGTGGGCAATGACGGTTCGTGCTGTGCAATGCGGGTGATCAACGGGTCGCTGGCGCGGGGAATGGCCCGGTAGTGTGATTCAAACAGCGTGCCGCGCTGATTCTTGGCGTGTTGCAGCAGTTGCTGGCGCAAGTTGCGGGAGCGCACGTCCAATGGCAGGTCCGGACCCGCGAATGCTTCGCCCAGCAGCGCTTTGGCGTCCTGTTCGTTGAGTGCCTGCAGCAGCGTCTTGAGGAGGTCGACTTCGAGCAAATTGTCCAAATGAATATCGGTGACAGGCAGGGTTTCGCTGGCTGAAGACTGCCAGCTGACTTCGCCTCGTTGATCCAGCAGGCGTAGCCGTTTGCCGGCCGGCCAGCGCCCTTGCTCGGTAAGCAATTGCAACAGAATCATCGGGTCGGCGGCGCAATACTGTTCGGGCGACTCGCTGCCCAGTTGTTCGATGAACAGCTGCAAATCCTGATCGATTTTGAAGCGCACGATACTGTCGGCCAGCAATGGCGGCAGCGGTTCCTGGTCGGCATGCATCTGGCGCAAGGCATTGTCGTCGTAGCCGCTGATTTGAAGGAGGCGCTCGCGCTGTGCCGGCGTGAACGATTCGACCGAGTGGCCAATCCGTCGCAGCGTCGTGGGTGTATCCCATTCCAGCGGCTGTTCGAGTTCGCTGTGCCAGGCGCCATCGCCGTTGTGTCGCAGCACCGGTGTGTAGGCGTCCGGTCGGGTTGGGTGATCAATGGTGTACTGGCCCGGAATCCGGCTTTCGCTCACCGCGAAATGCGCGTCATCGAGGCGCAGCAGTTTTTTCCCCTGATGCTGGTGCAAGCCCAGTTCGTTCGGTTTGGACTGGGCGTCAGGTACGCTGTTCTGCTCGTATCGGGTCAGATCCGCTTGCCAATAGCGGGTCTGGCCGTCGGGCATGCGCACGGGATTGAAACGTTCGATAAAGGCGACGATTTCCTTGGGCAGGACTTTGCGGAACTCACCGACGACGATGGCGCCGCCAACGGCAAACCCTCCCAGTTGAATCAGTGAGTCGACGGTGCCGATCAGGTGTTGTATCGCCTCAGCGGTCTGCCCCAATGTCCAGTCGACGATGCCTTCGAACACTTCGTCGAGAAACTGATAGGCCATGTATGCCATTACCATTTCGCCGAGAACCGGGACGAAGGGCGCAATGACGAAGGCGGCGGTCTGTATGATCGTCGAGGCGATACCGACAAAGGAATCCCACAACGCCCAGCGCACCCTCGAATCGACTGTGGCGGTCGCGACGGCGATAACCCGGGCGTCATTCAGGATTTTGTTCAGCTTGCCCTGATAGAGGTGTTCCCACAGTTCACTGCGGATCGGTGTCGAGGCCAGTTGCAGGTCTGGCCGCTCGAATGGCTCTTCTCGCCATGGCGGTTGCGCGCTGCCTGTCACAGGCGCGTGCCAAGCCACGCGACTCAGGCGACTGTTCAGGCTGGAGAAGAAAAAACCGCGTTGCTCGTGATTGATGAAACGGCTGAAGAATTTCTGGTATTCGCCGGAACGCAATTGGCGGGTCAGTTCGACTTCCAGTTCGGTGGACGAGGCGTATTCCTTGATCGGATGCAGCGGGTCATCCGGTACATAGGCCACCACCCGGGCGGCGGTTCGCGGTTCATCCGCAGGCGGGGCGAAGACAATGATGTCGGTGAGGGGCGCGGACATCATCGTCAGGCTGTGGCACAGCAGTGGCTGGCCGTTGATCCGTAAATGCTGCATGCCTACGGCCAGTGCGGAGATCGTGCGGAAATAACCCTCACTGATATCGCCGCTCATGCGGGCAAGCTGCAGGGCGGCTTTCAGCGCAGCCTGCTGGCCTTTGTCGATCTTTTGCCGCAACTGCGCAGCCTTCGCCGGATCGGTAAAGCCGAGATGGTCTTTCAGATACGTCGTGTACTGCGCGCCGATATCCAGCTCTCGGCACAGCTGGGCAAATGCCGCGATGCTCAGCTTTTCCTTGATCGGCGGCAGCGTGTCGAACTGCCCGTTTGCCGAAGGTTGGGTGATGAAAGTCGAAGCGGCATCATAGGCATCGTCCTCGGTTTCCTTTTGCTCGAAGTTATGCAGCGCCGCCTCCAGCAAAGACACCGTCCAGGTGCGGGCGCCAGTCTTGATCGCAAACAGTGGGGTAGTGGTGGGCAGGTACAGGCGCAGGAACGTGGTCCTGACGTCCAGATCCAGATCGAAGCGGGTTTTCAGCGCGGCCTTCAGCAGGGGCTCGGCAAAGGCGCTGGCATCCTTGAAGTGCTCGAGTTGCCGGTCGACATCGTTTTGGGCATTCCAATGTGCGACGTTGAGGGTTTTCAGCAACTGATGCTGGCCCGCCGGCACGGACTGGAGCGTCAGCGGCAGCAAGGGCTGAGTGGCCTTCAACGCCTGGCGTCTGGCTGATGTGGCGTTGCCCAGCCACTGGGGCAGACTGGCCTGCAGATGCAAGTAGTGATCGTCGGGGCGCTGGCTGAGCGCGTCGGCAGTGATGGCAGGTTGCTGTTCTTCGTTGGGGGGCATCGGGCCAATCCTTGGGCGTCTGGAAAGTGCCCAGCAAATCAGAACGATGGGATGCAGGTGCGGTACATATTTATACCAGTGACGCCGACTTGAATTGATATCCTCTCGGGCCTGCCGCAAATCGGCGGCGGCAGTTTAAACTGCGCCTTTGCGACCCTATTTGTCGCATTGCCGTAAACCCGGGCAAAACCTGTGTTTGCGCTATAAGAAGTTGTCGCTTGGCGGCAAGGCCGGGCTGAAAACTGTCCTTACAATCCCCTCATCGCTCGCCAGTTTCAGGCGAGTGTTCCTCATCAGGAGACTCCGATGTCCGTTGAGCACGCTGCGGTAGAACGCGCTGATTTTGACCAGGTAATGGTTCCCAACTACGCGCCAGCCGCCTTCATTCCTGTGCGTGGCGCCGGTTCCCGTGTCTGGGACCAGTCTGGCCGCGAGCTGATCGACTTCGCCGGCGGGATTGCCGTTAACGTATTGGGCCATGCGCACCCGGCGTTGGTTGCTGCATTGACCGAGCAGGCGAACAAGCTGTGGCACGTATCCAACGTGTTCACCAATGAGCCGGCCTTGCGCCTGGCCCATAAGCTGGTCGACGCCACGTTTGCCGAGCGTGTGTTCTTCTGCAACTCCGGCGCCGAAGCCAACGAGGCCGCCTTCAAGCTGGCCCGTCGCGTGGCCCATGACCGTTTCGGTACCGAGAAGTACGAAATCGTCGCTGCGCTCAACAGCTTCCACGGCCGTACCCTGTTCACCGTGAACGTCGGTGGCCAGTCGAAGTACTCCGACGGCTTCGGTCCGAAAATCACCGGCATCACCCACGTGCCTTACAACGATCTGGCCGCGCTGAAAGCCGCTGTTTCCGACAAGACCTGCGCGGTGGTGCTGGAGCCGATCCAGGGTGAAGGCGGCGTACTGCCGGCCGAGCTGTCCTACCTGCAAGGTGCTCGTGAGCTGTGCGACGCGCACAATGCATTGCTGGTCTTCGACGAAGTCCAGACCGGTATGGGCCGTAGCGGCGAGCTGTTCGCCTACATGCATTACGGCGTGACCCCGGACATCCTGACCAGCGCCAAGAGCCTGGGCGGCGGTTTCCCGATCGCAGCGATGCTGACCACCGAAGACCTGGCCAAACACCTGGTCGTTGGCACCCACGGCACCACGTACGGTGGCAACCCGCTGGCGTGTGCTGTCGCTGAGGCAGTAATCGACGTGATCAACACGCCTGAAGTGCTGAACGGCGTCAAAGCCAAGCACGACAAGTTCAAGACCCGTCTTGAGCAGATTGGCGAGAAATACGGCCTCTTCACTCAGGTCCGTGGCCTGGGCCTGTTGCTCGGTTGCGTGCTGAGCGATGCCTGGAAGGGCAAGGCCAAGGACATCTTCAACGCCGCCGAGCGTGAAGGCCTGATGATTCTGCAAGCAGGCCCGGACGTGATTCGTTTCGCCCCAAGCCTGGTGGTTGAAGACGCCGATATCGATGCCGGTCTGGACCGTTTCGAACGCGCCGCGGCCAAGCTGACGCAAGCCTGATAGTCCCTTCGACGCCTGGACTGTTCAGGCGTCGAATCAATTTTTTTGTGCTGGGCACAATACGTGTGGGAGCGGGCTTACCCGCGATGAGGGCCTGACAGCCGACTTCATTGTTATCTGACAGGACGCTATCGCGGGCAAGCCCGCTTCCACATGAGCCGGGCATTTTTCTGATGAATTTTTTCGAGAAAGGAGTGACACCATGCTGGTGATGCGCCCCGCGCAAATGGCTGATCTGGGCGAGGTACAGCGTCTGGCTGCGGACAGCCCGATTGGTGTCACTTCCTTGCCGGATGACGTTGAACGCCTGAGCGACAAGATCGCAGCAAGCGAAGCCTCGTTCGCCGCCGAAGTGAGCTTCAACGGTGAAGAGAGCTATTTCTTCGTGCTCGAAGATACCGCCACCGGCAAGCTGGTCGGTTGTTCGGCCATCGTTGCCTCGGCCGGTTATTCCGAGCCGTTCTACAGCTTCCGTAATGAAACCTTCGTGCACGCTTCCCGCGAGCTGAAGATTCATAACAAGATTCACGTGCTCTCCCAGTGCCACGACCTGACCGGCAACAGCTTGCTGACCAGCTTCTACGTGCAGCGCGAGTTGGTGGGATCGCCTTGGGCTGAACTCAATTCCCGTGGCCGTCTGCTGTTCGTGGCCAGCCACCCGGAGCGCTTTGCCGATTCCGTGGTGACCGAGATCGTCGGCTACAGCGACGAAAATGGCGACTCGCCGTTCTGGGACGCCATCGGTCGCAACTTCTTCGACCTCAACTATGCCGCTGCCGAGCGTCTGTGCGGTCTGAAGAGCCGGACCTTCCTGGCCGAGCTGATGCCGCATTACCCGATCTACGTGCCGCTGCTGCCGGACTCCGCTCAAGAGGCGATGGGCCAGGTGCACCCACGGGCGCAAATCACGTTCGACATCCTGATGCGCGAAGGCTTCGAGACCGATCACTACATCGACATTTTCGACGGTGGCCCGACCCTGCATGCCCGCGTCTCGGGGATCCGTTCGATCGCCCAGAGCCGTGTGGTCCCGGTGAAGATCGGTGAGCCGGTCAAAGGCGCCGGTCGTCAGTACCTGGTGGCCAACGCCCAGTTGCAGGATTACCGCGCCGTTTTGCTCGAGCTCGATTACGCGCCAGGCAAACCCGTGACCCTGGATCTGGAAGCGGCCGAAGCCCTGGGCGTCGGTGAAGGTGCCAGCGTGCGCCTGGTGGCGGTTTAACGCCTGCTTTAATCCTGGAGAGCATCCTGGAAAGCAGCGAAGTTTCACGGGTGGCGTCTGCGGCCCGTTTGAGGAGATAGCATGATCGTTCGTCCCGTACGCAGCAGCGACTTACCCGCTCTGATCGACCTGGCCCGCAGCACCGGCACCGGCCTGACTACCTTGCCGGCCAACGAAGAACGTCTGGCCCATCGGGTCGGCTGGGCCGAGAAAGCCTTCCGCGGCGACGCCGGGCGGGGCGATGCGGACTACCTGTTCGTGCTCGAAGATGACAATGGCCGAGTGGTGGGCATTTCCGCCATTGCTGGCGCCGTCGGTCTGCGTGAGCCCTGGTACAACTTCCGGGTGGGCCTGACAGTCAGCGCCTCGCAAGAGCTGAACATCTACCGCGAAATTCCGACGCTGTTCCTGGCCAATGACCTGACCGGCAACTCTGAATTGTGCTCGTTGTTCCTGCACGCCGATTACCGCAGTGGCCTCAATGGCCGCATGCTGGCCAAGGCGCGTCTGCTGTTCATCGCCGAATTCCCGCAACTGTTCGGCAACAAGATCATCGCCGAGATGCGCGGCATGTCCGACGCAGCAGGGCGTTCGCCGTTCTGGGAAAGCCTGGGCCGGCACTTCTTCAAGATGGAATTCAGCCAGGCCGATTACCTCACTGGCGTAGGCAACAAGGCATTCATCGCCGAACTGATGCCGAAATTCCCGTTGTACACCTGCTTCCTGTCGGAAGATGCGCGCAACGTGATCGGCCAGGTTCATCCGGACACCGAGCCGGCCCTGGCGATGCTCAAGAGCGAAGGCTTCAGTTACCAAGGCTACGTCGACATTTTCGACGCAGGTCCCGCGGTGGAGTGCGAAACCACCAAGATCCGCGCGGTGCGCGACAGCCAGGCGCTGGTGCTGGCCATCGGCACTCCGGGTGATGACGCCACGCCGTTCCTGATTCATAACCGCAAGCGAGAAGACTGCCGGATCACTGCCGCGCCAGCACGCTTCGCTGCCGGTACTTTGGTGGTTGATCCGCTGACTGCCAAACGTCTTCAACTCAACGCTGGCGATCAAGTGCGCGCCGTTCCGTTGTCTGTAGCTCGGGAGTCGAAATAATGAATTCGCTATACATCGCCGGTGAATGGCTGGCCGGCCAGGGTGAAAACTTTCAATCGGTAAACCCGGTGACCCAGCAAGTGCTGTGGGCCGGCGAGGGCGCCACTACCGCTCAGGTCGAGTCGGCTGTGCGAGCCGCGCGTCAGGCGTTCCCGGGCTGGGCCCGTCGTACCCTGGAAGAGCGCATCAGCGTGCTGGAAGCCTTTGCCGCTGCACTGAAGAATCACGCTGACGAACTGGCTCGTACCATCGGTGAAGAAACCGGCAAACCCCTGTGGGAAGCGGCAACCGAAGTCACCAGCATGATCAACAAGATCGCGATCTCGGTGCAGAGCTACCGCGAACGGACTGGCGAGAAGAGCGGCCCGCTGGGCGACGCCACCGCTGTATTGCGTCACAAACCGCACGGCGT belongs to Pseudomonas sp. B21-015 and includes:
- a CDS encoding aspartate aminotransferase family protein; translation: MSVEHAAVERADFDQVMVPNYAPAAFIPVRGAGSRVWDQSGRELIDFAGGIAVNVLGHAHPALVAALTEQANKLWHVSNVFTNEPALRLAHKLVDATFAERVFFCNSGAEANEAAFKLARRVAHDRFGTEKYEIVAALNSFHGRTLFTVNVGGQSKYSDGFGPKITGITHVPYNDLAALKAAVSDKTCAVVLEPIQGEGGVLPAELSYLQGARELCDAHNALLVFDEVQTGMGRSGELFAYMHYGVTPDILTSAKSLGGGFPIAAMLTTEDLAKHLVVGTHGTTYGGNPLACAVAEAVIDVINTPEVLNGVKAKHDKFKTRLEQIGEKYGLFTQVRGLGLLLGCVLSDAWKGKAKDIFNAAEREGLMILQAGPDVIRFAPSLVVEDADIDAGLDRFERAAAKLTQA
- the aruF gene encoding arginine/ornithine succinyltransferase subunit alpha, encoding MLVMRPAQMADLGEVQRLAADSPIGVTSLPDDVERLSDKIAASEASFAAEVSFNGEESYFFVLEDTATGKLVGCSAIVASAGYSEPFYSFRNETFVHASRELKIHNKIHVLSQCHDLTGNSLLTSFYVQRELVGSPWAELNSRGRLLFVASHPERFADSVVTEIVGYSDENGDSPFWDAIGRNFFDLNYAAAERLCGLKSRTFLAELMPHYPIYVPLLPDSAQEAMGQVHPRAQITFDILMREGFETDHYIDIFDGGPTLHARVSGIRSIAQSRVVPVKIGEPVKGAGRQYLVANAQLQDYRAVLLELDYAPGKPVTLDLEAAEALGVGEGASVRLVAV
- the astA gene encoding arginine N-succinyltransferase, with amino-acid sequence MIVRPVRSSDLPALIDLARSTGTGLTTLPANEERLAHRVGWAEKAFRGDAGRGDADYLFVLEDDNGRVVGISAIAGAVGLREPWYNFRVGLTVSASQELNIYREIPTLFLANDLTGNSELCSLFLHADYRSGLNGRMLAKARLLFIAEFPQLFGNKIIAEMRGMSDAAGRSPFWESLGRHFFKMEFSQADYLTGVGNKAFIAELMPKFPLYTCFLSEDARNVIGQVHPDTEPALAMLKSEGFSYQGYVDIFDAGPAVECETTKIRAVRDSQALVLAIGTPGDDATPFLIHNRKREDCRITAAPARFAAGTLVVDPLTAKRLQLNAGDQVRAVPLSVARESK